Proteins from a single region of Synchiropus splendidus isolate RoL2022-P1 chromosome 3, RoL_Sspl_1.0, whole genome shotgun sequence:
- the si:dkey-28a3.2 gene encoding zinc finger translocation-associated protein isoform X2, whose translation MGKRKDLTDYDKGQIVMARRLGQSISNTAALVGCSRSVVVSTYQKWSKEGNPVNRRQGHGRPRLSDSRRERRLARKRALAVTSEQADKDSQQLTSESFGAAQGSFTFCDNTAAASAPSEPDHHEDEDFISVALWRNCYLMDYDPLNQLLVCMVCGELQYSHSLEGVKAHIDQAHPQTMELEVLDRQRLLDAWDKQLSQRERFFTSQLQQKSAAVADADSN comes from the exons ATGGGCAAGCGGAAGGATTTAACCGACTATGACAAGGGCCAGATTGTGATGGCTCGGCGACTGGGCCAGAGCATCTCCAATACCGCAGCTCTGGTCGGCTGTTCCCGCTCAGTCGTGGTCAGCACCTATCAAAAGTGGTCCAAGGAGGGGAACCCAGTGAACCGACGACAGGGTCACGGGCGCCCGAGGCTCAGTGATTCGCGTAGAGAGCGAAGGTTGGCCCGTAAG AGAGCTCTGGCGGTGACGTCTGAACAAGCGGATAAGGATTCACAACAGTTGACCAG TGAGTCTTTCGGTGCTGCGCAGGGATCTTTCACCTTCTGCGACAACACAGCAGCTGCCTCAGCACCGA GTGAGCCTGACCACCACGAGGATGAGGACTTCATCTCTGTAGCCTTGTGGAGGAACTGCTACCTCATGGACTACGACCCGCTGAACCAACTTTTGGTGTGCATGGTGTGTGGGGAGCTGCAGTACTCTCACAGCCTGGAGGGGGTCAAAGCTCACATCGACCAGGCGCATCCTCAGACCATGGAGCTGGAGGTTTTGGATCGTCAGCGGCTACTGGATGCCTGGGATAAACAGTTGTCACAGAGAGAGCGGTTCTTCACcagccagctgcagcagaagagtgCAGCTGTGGCAG ACGCAGACTCAAACTGA
- the ecsit gene encoding evolutionarily conserved signaling intermediate in Toll pathway, mitochondrial, producing the protein MKSSHVLLRLLAQSARSLEATQVHWASSRVLQSTQKQVMRKFHVSPLCPKGRPLPVDFQDEEKKDKSLVVHDDLFEQVTRNNKTKASFNKVIEVFNKRDVRRRGHVEFIYAALKKMPEYGVERDVAVYNKLLDVFPKEVFVPRNFIQRMFNHYPRQQECGVQVLEQMETYGLTPNVETKVLLHQIFGPKSHPVRKYQRVMYWFPRFKHANPFPLPAELPEDPVDLARLSLARIANDRDAKVTVYQTPCTDITESGEEVTLPHIVGIQSPDQMELLAKHNPSRPVFVEGPFPLWLRKTLVHYYVLRAEPTPPEEKVEEVYDPERCFDYPLQLDLDYDRDLGDIEEFNVDDLDEGPIFSMCMTGQGDESTLNQWISGLQETNPILGQVPTLFRLNSGSRELQGVTDSDQQRSHRESAKTEERTEEAETMAEEEEEQRRNQRMKQ; encoded by the exons ATGAAGTCTTCCCACGTCTTGCTCCGGCTCCTGGCTCAGTCTGCCAGGTCCCTGGAGGCCACTCAGGTCCACTGGGCCTCCTCCAGGGTCCTGCAGTCTACACAGAAACAG GTGATGAGGAAGTTCCATGTTAGCCCATTATGCCCAAAGGGTCGACCATTGCCTGTGGACTTCCAagatgaggagaagaaagacaagTCTTTGGTGGTCCATGATGACCTGTTTGAACAAGTGACCAGGAATAACAAAACCAAAGCTTCATTCAACAAGGTGATTGAAGTTTTCAACAAGAGAGATGTGAGGCGGCGGGGTCACGTGGAGTTCATCTACGCTGCTCTGAAGAAGATGCCGGAGTACGGCGTGGAGAGGGATGTTGCTGTCTACAACAAGCTGCTGGATGTTTTCCCTAAAGAAGTCTTTGTTCCGAGGAACTTCATCCAGCGGATGTTCAATCACTATCCCCGGCAGCAGGAGTGTGGAGTGCAGGTCCTGGAGCAGATGGAGACGTATG GTCTCACGCCCAATGTGGAAACCAAGGTCCTACTCCACCAGATTTTCGGGCCCAAGAGTCACCCTGTGAGAAAGTACCAGCGTGTCATGTACTGGTTCCCCAGGTTTAAACATGCAAACCCGTTTCCACTGCCTGCGGAGCTGCCGGAAGACCCAGTGGACCTGGCCCGCCTCAGTCTCGCTCGCATCGCTAATGACCGGGACGCTAAGGTCACTGTGTACCAG ACGCCGTGCACTGACATCACCGAGAGCGGAGAGGAGGTCACACTTCCACATATTGTCG GTATCCAGAGTCCTGACCAGATGGAGCTGCTGGCCAAACACAACCCAAGCAGGCCTGTGTTTGTGGAGGGGCCCTTCCCCCTCTGGCTGAGGAAGACCCTGGTCCACTACTACGTGCTGAGAGCCGAGCCCACGCCGCCGGAAGAGAAG GTAGAGGAAGTGTACGACCCAGAGAGATGTTTCGACTATCCTCTCCAACTGGACCTGGATTATGACCGGGACCTGGGAGACATAGAGGAATTCAATGTGGACGACT TGGACGAGGGTCCCATCTTCTCCATGTGTATGACCGGCCAGGGCGACGAGTCCACCTTAAACCAGTGGATCTCTGGCCTACAGGAGACGAACCCCATTCTGGGTCAGGTCCCCACCTTGTTCCGCCTGAACTCTGGATCCAGAGAACTGCAGGGCGTGACAGACTCAGACCAGCAGCGTTCTCACAGAGAGTCTGCTAAAACAGAGGAGAGAACTGAAGAAGCTGAGACcatggctgaggaggaggaggagcagcggagGAACCAGCGGATGAAGCAGTGA